The Anastrepha ludens isolate Willacy chromosome 2, idAnaLude1.1, whole genome shotgun sequence genome contains a region encoding:
- the LOC128855467 gene encoding transcription initiation factor TFIID subunit 1 isoform X1 has protein sequence MSSDSDDDGSTGRGGGGSGDSAGGGFGIDLTGILFGNIDSEGKLVDDDAGNPFDSEFREHIGSLSKLGLNSLLNEVIETEKDELDDVDPPKHQMSDFDALKAGFSNSDGNEADNEDDGEIVKDDDAVDYSDINEMSEDCPRTPPTNESNMLEDLEDAIPATKVEASSLTKDDKELMPPPLAPIRSASTGSSNADGSVKANGPDNLSPDTKSEKPTERKLDTPLADMLPSKYANVDVRELFPDFRPDKVLRFSRLFGPGKPSSLPQIWRSVKKRRRRRKHSRDQKNPNPGSDSTSDSEEPKKKGFGLHYGPDPMPNQCLSDDEDKLLSISNNEDVKPEGPENGENNENKPKIADWRYGPAQIWYDMLDVCDSGEGFNYGFKTKPSGTSQKGGISEHQAPVPVEGDIEIKGEPIADDAFLMVSQLHWEDEVVWDGNDIKAKVLQKLNSKTIAAGWLPSSGSRTAGAFSQPGKTMPVSGSTGTGKQGSSGTSSSKKASQIIQKKAPEAVDDTWYSIFPVENEELIYGKWEDEIIWDAEQMTKIPKPKVLTLDPNDENIILGIPDDIDPSKISKNTGPPPKIKIPHPHVKKSKILLGKAGVINVLAEDTPPPPPKSPDRDPFNISNDSYYQPKTEPTLRLKVGGGNLIQHSTPVVELRSPFIPTYMGPMKLRAFHRPPLKRFSHGPLASPGPHSVLPLFKYIAKKAKQRELERIASGGGDVFFMRNPEDLSGKDGDIILCEFCEEHPPLMNQVGMCSKIKNYYKRKAAKDNGPQDFKYGEVAFAHTSPFLGILQPGHCIQALENNMYRAPIYPHNINHTDFLVIRNRSNYWVRAVNALFTVGQECPIYEVPGPNSKRANNFTRDFLQVFIYRLFWKSSDNPRRIRMDDIKRAFPAHSESSIRKRLKQCADFKRTGMDSNWWVIKPEFRLPSEEEIRAMVSPEQCCAFFSMIAAEQRLKDAGYGEKFIFAPQEDDDEEAQLKLDDEVKVAPWNTTRAYIQAMRGKCLLQLTGPADPTGCGEGFSYVRVPNKPTQTKEEQESQPKRTVTGTDADLRRLPLQRAKELLRKFKVPEEEIRKLSRWEVIDVVRTLSTEKAKAGEQGMDKFSRGNRFSIAEHQERYKEECQRIFDLQNRVLASSEVLSTDEDESSASEESDLEELGKNLENMLSNKKTSTQLSLEREEQEREELLKKIMEDQEGGKSGKAKDGKDDNSQQPVANPNQGRILKITRTFKDHEGKEYTRVEIVRRQPIIDAYVMIRTTKDEQFIKQFATLDEQQKEEMKREKRRIQEQLRRIKRNQERERLALLAQNQKLQPGGMPTSLGDPKSSGGSSHKERDAPHKEVSPSRKKFKLKPDLKLKCGACGQVGHMRTNKACPLYTGLQGPSNSTNVSVAEEQEEEVEKEPNCEDDDLVNVDGTKVTLSSKVLKRHEDVRRRALLLKVPKEAVGKKKRRMAGDLHCDYLQRHNKTANRRRTDPVVVLSSILEAILNELRSMPDVTPFLFPVNAKLVPDYYRIVTKPMDLQTMRDYIRQRRYHNREEFLADLNQIVENSTLYNGARSSFTVAAQRMLQSCFELLAEKEDKLMRLEKAINPLLDDDDQVALSFIFEQLHGKIKLMQESWPFLKPVNKKQVRDYYTIIKRPMDLETIGKNVEAHRYHSRAEFLADIELIASNCEQYNGSESRFTKNAKVILNYARTQLEEFSEHCAQLEQNISKVQERARADAELDDTWCGDDQDYDFPHRTSRSSTPENDFIDVEGNERPTTSAAAATSSTSTLHRNFAGGITIPAPATTTGGGADMAPPPPDVKRGRGRPRKPRDTVEEVKVNASAVKRGRGRPRKDSLASNISNPQNSFLEEDLQCSTDDEEFQEVSEDENNAASILDQGERMQPNSSGMESVGAFGMDQIDVSHIKTEMKIEPPQLANDDSMDLDPNYDPSDFLNFGNRTTNNNNADDLQTPQTQAQYAKDDDTAQTQFNVNANLPDGGPMPGEMASMPQMPLIMPSNDNVGIDEDLAISESDEEDGGNDARVDVSMKSEVFNDSGEMANDGIEANIHDNAVVSQTNEVSMDMDMPKQEQHHQPDDNDDDDWLHF, from the exons ATTGGGCCTGAACTCGCTATTAAATGAGGTAATAGAGACTGAAAAAGATGAACTCGATGATGTGGATCCACCTAAGCACCAAATGAGTGATTTCGATGCATTAAAAGCGGGGTTTTCTAACAGTGATGGAAACGAAGCCGATAACGAAGATGATGGGGAAATTGTGAAGGATGACGATGCCGTAGATTATTCAGACATAAACGAAATGTCCGAGGACTGTCCGCGAACGCCACCAACAAATGAGTCGAATATGCTCGAGGATCTCGAGGATGCTATACCCGCCACAAAAGTTGAAGCTTCaa gcCTTACAAAAGATGACAAAGAATTAATGCCACCGCCGCTTGCACCTATACGTAGCGCTTCAACGGGCAGCAGTAATGCGGATGGTTCAGTCAAGGCAAATGGCCCTGATAATTTAAGTCCAGACACGAAGTCGGAAAAAC caaCAGAACGCAAGTTGGACACGCCCTTAGCAGATATGTTACCTTCTAAGTACGCTAATGTGGATGTGAGAGAATTGTTTCCCGACTTTCGACCGGACAAAGTGCTGCGTTTTTCACGACTTTTCGGCCCTGGAAAGCCATCAAGTTTACCACAAATTTGGCGGAGCGTTAAAAAAAGGAGGCGACGACGAAAGCATTCAAGGGATCAAAAa AATCCAAATCCCGGCTCAGATTCTACAAGCGATTCGGAAGAGCCCAAAAAAAAGGGGTTCGGCCTTCATTATGGCCCCGACCCGATGCCAAATCAATGCTTGTCCGATGATGAAGATAAATTGCTGAGCATTTCAAACAATGAGGATGTAAAGCCCGAAGGCCCAGAGAATggcgaaaataatgaaaataagccCAAAATCGCTGATTGGCGTTACGGCCCCGCTCAAATCTGGTACGACATGTTGGATGTTTGCGATTCTGGGGAAGGTTTCAACTACGGCTTTAAAACAAAACCTTCAGGAACATCACAAAAGGGTGGCATATCAGAACACCAAGCACCAGTGCCAGTGGAAGGTGATATAGAAATTAAGGGTGAGCCAATTGCGGATGACGCGTTTTTGATGGTCTCGCAACTGCATTGGGAGGATGAGGTTGTTTGGGATGGCAACGATATTAAAGCGaaagttttgcaaaaattaaactcaAAAACAATAGCTGCTGGCTGGTTGCCATCAAGCGGCTCACGCACAGCCGGCGCCTTCAGCCAACCCGGCAAAACAATGCCAGTATCTGGAAGCACGGGGACCGGCAAGCAAGGTAGTAGTGGCACGTCTTCCAGCAAGAAAGCAAGTCAAAT TATTCAAAAGAAAGCACCAGAAGCAGTGGATGACACCTGGTACAGCATCTTTCCAGTTGAGAATGAAGAGCTGATCTATGGCAAATGGGAGGATGAAATCATCTGGGACGCCGAGCAGATGACCAAAATACCGAAGCCTAAAGTGCTCACACTCGATCCAAATGATGAGAATATTATTCTTGGCATACCCGACGATATCGATCCATCGAAAATCAGCAAAAATACGGGCCCTCCACCGAAAATTAAAATACCTCATCCACACGTCAAGAAATCAAAGATTTTGCTAGGCAAGGCTGGCGTTATTAATGTGTTAGCCGAGGATACACCACCGCCGCCACCAAAAAGCCCAGATCGGGATCCATTTAACATTTCGAATGATTC GTACTATCAGCCCAAGACAGAGCCAACATTGCGCCTTAAAGTGGGTGGTGGCAATTTGATACAGCATTCGACACCAGTAGTTGAGCTACGATCGCCATTTATACCG ACATATATGGGCCCCATGAAACTGCGCGCTTTCCATCGCCCGCCACTGAAGCGTTTCTCTCACGGTCCATTGGCTTCTCCAGGGCCGCATAGTGTGCTGCCACTATTTAAATATATAGCCAAGAAGGCCAAACAACGCGAACTGGAACGTATTGCCTCCGGCGGTGGAGACGTGTTCTTCATGCGCAATCCCGAAGATTTAAGTGGCAAAGATGGCGATATAATTTTATGTGAATTTTGTGAGGAGCATCCACCGTTGATGAATCAA GTTGGTATgtgttcaaaaatcaaaaactattaCAAGCGCAAAGCTGCCAAAGACAATGGGCCGCAGGACTTTAAATATGGTGAAGTCGCTTTTGCGCACACGAGTCCATTTTTGGGTATACTGCAGCCAGGCCACTGTATACAAGCACTGGAAAATAATATGTACCGCGCACCGATCTATCCGCACAATATCAACCACACGGATTTCCTTGTGATACGAAACCGAAGCAATTATTGGGTGCGCGCTGTGAACGCGTTGTTCACCGTGGGCCAGGAGTGTCCGATCTATGAAGTCCCCGGCCCGAATTCAAAACGTGCTAATAATTTCACAAGGGACTTTTTGCAG gtGTTCATTTATCGTTTATTTTGGAAGAGTTCTGACAATCCGCGACGCATACGAATGGACGACATTAAGCGCGCGTTCCCGGCGCACTCGGAAAGCAGCATACGCAAGCGTTTGAAACAATGTGCGGATTTTAAGCGCACAGGTATGGACTCGAACTGGTGGGTTATCAAGCCGGAATTCCGATTGCCATCTGAGGAAGAAATACGCGCAATGGTTTCGCCGGAACAGTGTTGTGCCTTCTTTAGCATGATTGCAGCTGAACAGAGGCTGAAAGATGCTGGCTATGGCGAAAAGTTCATATTTGCTCCACAAGAAGATGACGATGAAGAAGCACAACTGAAGTTGGACGATGAAGTTAAGGTGGCACCCTGGAATACAACCCG tGCTTACATACAGGCAATGCGCGGCAAGTGTTTGCTGCAATTGACGGGGCCGGCTGACCCGACGGGATGTGGTGAAGGTTTTTCTTATGTGCGCGTGCCTAACAAGCCTACG CAAACCAAAGAAGAACAAGAGTCGCAACCCAAGCGCACAGTCACAGGCACAGATGCCGATTTGCGTCGTCTTCCGCTGCAGCGTGCAAAGGAATTACTGCGAAAATTTAAAGTGCCTGAGGAGGAGATACGAAAGTTGTCTCGCTGGGAAGTTATCGACGTGGTGCGTACGCTTTCCACGGAAAAGGCCAAAGCTGGCGAACAAGGCATGGATAAGTTTTCGCGTGGCAATCGTTTCTCCATTGCAGAACATCAAGAACGTTACAAGGAGGAATGCCAGCGCATTTTCGATCTTCAAAACCGTGTGCTAGCAAGCTCCGAGGTGCTCTCCACCGATGAGGATGAGTCTTCGGCATCAGAAGAGTCCGATCTTGAAGAACTGGGTAAAAATTTGGAGAATATGCTCTCAAATAAGAAGACCTCCACACAACTATCACTCGAACGCGAGGAGCAAGAGCGCGAAGagttattaaagaaaattatggAAGATCAAGAGGGTGGAAAGAGTGGTAAAGCAAAAGATGGTAAAGACGATAATTCACAACAGCCAGTTGCGAATCCAAATCAGGGTCGCATACTTAAGATAACGCGCACATTTAAAGATCACGAGGGTAAGGAATATACGCGAGTAGAGATTGTGCGTCGCCAGCCGATCATCGATGCGTACGTGATGATACGCACAACGAAGGATGAGCAATTCATCAAACAATTCGCCACTCTGGACGAACAGCAAAAGGAAGAAATGAAGCGTGAGAAGCGGCGCATACAGGAGCAATTGCGGCGCATCAAGCGAAATCAGGAACGCGAAAGACTGGCACTGCTGGCACAGAATCAAAAGCTGCAGCCTGGCGGCATGCCGACTTCGCTGGGTGATCCCAAATCATCTGGTGGCTCTTCGCATAAAGAACGTGACGCACCGCACAAAGAAGTCAGTCCGTCGCGCAAGAAGTTCAAATTGAAGCCAGACTTGAAGTTGAAATGCGGTGCCTGTGGCCAG GTTGGTCATATGCGTACTAATAAGGCCTGCCCACTTTACACTGGCTTACAAGGGCCTTCGAATTCCACCAATGTTTCCGTCGCTGAAGAACAAGAAGAAGAGGTCGAAAAGGAGCCCAATTGCGAGGACGACGATCTAGTGAACGTAGATGGCACCAAGGTAACCTTGAGCAGTAAGGTGCTCAAACGTCATGAGGATGTACGTCGGCGCGCGTTATTATTGAAGGTGCCAAAAGAGGCTGTGGGCAAAAAGAAGCGACGCATGGCGGGTGACCTGCATTGTGACTATTTGCAGCGCCATAATAAGACAGCGAACCGGCGTCGTACTGATCCGGTGGTTGTTTTGTCCTCAATTCTCGAAGCGATACTCAATGAGCTGCGCTCGATGCCTGATGTGACGCCATTCCTATTTCCAGTTAATGCAAAG CTTGTACCCGACTATTATCGCATTGTAACGAAGCCAATGGATCTGCAGACGATGCGCGACTACATACGTCAACGGCGCTACCATAATCGTGAAGAATTTTTGGCCGATCTCAATCAAATAGTCGAAAATTCAACGCTCTACAATGGCGCGCGCAGCTCGTTTACTGTTGCAGCACAACGCATGCTGCAAAGTTGCTTTGAACTGTTAGCAGAAAAAGAAGATAAGTTGATGCGTCTGGAGAAAGCCATTAATCCGCTGCTAGATGATGATGATCAGGTTGCGCTGTcgtttatttttgaacaattgcATGGCAAGATCAAATTGATGCAGGAAAGTTGGCCGTTCTTGAAGCCCGTCAATAAAAAacaggtgcgtgactactacaCCATTATTAAACGGCCAATGGATTTGGAAACGATAGGCAAAAATGTCGAAG CCCATCGTTACCATTCACGTGCCGAGTTCTTGGCGGACATTGAATTGATAGCATCCAACTGTGAACAATACAATGGCAGTGAATCGCGTTTCACCAAAAATGCCAAAGTCATACTCAATTATGCGCGCACACAGCTGGAAGAG TTCTCCGAGCATTGCGCACAACTCGAACAGAATATTAGCAAAGTGCAAGAGCGTGCGCGCGCTGATGCTGAGCTCGACGACACATGGTGCGGAGATGACCAAGACTATGATTTTCCTCATCGTACGAGTCGCTCGAGTACGCCCGAAAATGATTTTATCGATGTTGAGGGTAATGAGCGGCCAACAACATCAGCTGCGGCAGCAACGTCGTCCACGTCAACATTGCATCGCAATTTTGCTGGTGGCATTACCATTCCTGCACCAGCAACTACGACAGGTGGTGGCGCTGATATGGCTCCACCACCACCTGATGTTAAGCGTGGGCGTGGTCGTCCGCGCAAGCCACGCGACACCGTGGAGGAAG TCAAAGTAAATGCGAGCGCTGTTAAACGTGGGCGTGGCCGACCCCGCAAGGACAGCTTAGCCTCAAATATAAGTAACCCACAAAATTCCTTTTTGGAAGAAG ATTTGCAGTGTTCAACAGATGATGAAGAGTTCCAGGAAGTGTCAGAGGACGAAAATAACGCTGCGAGCATACTGGACCAAGGTGAACGTATGCAACCCAATAGCAGCGGCATGGAAAGTGTCGGTGCGTTTGGTATGGACCAAATTGATGTGTCGCACATAAAAACAGAGATGAAAATAGAACCACCTCAACTTGCTAACG atgaCTCAATGGATTTGGATCCCAATTACGATCCATCTGATTTTCTCAATTTCGGTAATCGTACCACCAATAATAATAACGC